A window from Branchiostoma lanceolatum isolate klBraLanc5 chromosome 9, klBraLanc5.hap2, whole genome shotgun sequence encodes these proteins:
- the LOC136441595 gene encoding LIM/homeobox protein Lhx3-like isoform X3 produces MMTTVLPLSPPPENTKSGPAVPASAPVLVDIRVNSPNIPKCAGCEQVILDRFILKVLDRSWHAKCLQCSDCQAQLTDKCFSRDGHVYCKDDFFRRFGTKCAGCGQGIPPTQVVRRAQDKIYHLQCFACIMCKRQLATGDEFYLMEDAKLVCKSDYEAAKQREMELEGTQKRPRTTITAKQLETLKQAYQNSPKPARHVREQLSQETGLDMRVVQVWFQNRRAKEKRLKKDAGRARWGQYFRGNNNNNIKRKGSPARSEQNGGVDDLDSDLSKDIVYSDGQMVAMSPGSDIYPGGTLEGDPALGPMPTNPGYPVDSSPYPPLQGGNGYNMSHSPPVPLGGPQGMHPGMPYGDGGLGSQSFGQAMRVMVGGPGSDLSSGSSQGGYPDFPASPSSWLDDVDSHY; encoded by the exons ATGATGACCACAGTGCTACCGCTTTCGCCGCCGCCGGAGAACACCAAGTCGGGACCCGCAGTCCCGGCCAGCGCACCCGTCCTCGTGGACATCCGCGTCAACTCTC CGAACATCCCGAAGTGTGCGGGGTGCGAACAAGTTATCCTGGACCGCTTCATCCTGAAAGTCCTGGACAGGTCGTGGCATGCAAAGTGTCTGCAGTGCTCTGACTGTCAGGCCCAGCTCACCGACAAGTGTTTCTCACGGGACGGTCACGTCTACTGCAAGGACGACTTCTTCAG GCGATTCGGGACAAAATGTGCGGGGTGTGGTCAGGGGATCCCCCCCACCCAGGTGGTCAGGCGCGCACAGGATAAGATCTACCATCTGCAGTGTTTCGCTTGTATCATGTGCAAGAGACAGCTGGCCACGGGGGACGAGTTTTATCTGATGGAGGACGCGAAACTGGTCTGCAAAAGCGACTACGAAGCAGCAAAACAGAGAG AAATGGAACTCGAGGGCACACAGAAGAGACCCCGCACAACTATCACCGCCAAGCAGCTAGAGACCCTGAAACAAGCCTACCAGAACAGCCCCAAACCCGCCCGCCATGTCAGGGAGCAACTGTCCCAGGAAACAGGGCTAGACATGAGGGTagtgcag GTGTGGTTCCAGAACAGAAGAGCGAAAGAGAAGAGACTGAAGAAAGACGCCGGGCGGGCCCGGTGGGGACAGTACTTTCGCggaaataacaacaacaacatcaagcgGAAAGGCTCGCCGGCTAGAAgcgaacaaaatggcggcgtggACGATCTAGACTCTGATCTCTCTAAGGATATAGTTTACTCAG ACGGACAAATGGTTGCGATGAGCCCCGGTAGTGACATCTACCCGGGCGGGACGTTGGAAGGGGATCCGGCGCTCGGCCCGATGCCGACCAACCCCGGCTACCCGGTAGACAGCAGTCCGTACCCTCCACTACAGGGCGGGAACGGCTACAACATGTCGCACTCTCCACCCGTCCCCCTAGGCGGGCCACAGGGCATGCACCCCGGCATGCCGTACGGGGATGGTGGGCTGGGCAGTCAGAGCTTCGGCCAGGCCATGAGGGTGATGGTGGGCGGCCCGGGCTCCGACTTGTCCAGCGGCAGCAGTCAAGGAGGCTACCCGGACTTCCCCGCCAGCCCCTCCTCATGGCTAGACGATGTAGACAGCCACTACTGA
- the LOC136441595 gene encoding LIM/homeobox protein Lhx3-like isoform X1 produces the protein MSTLTAGPSPVTITANTVASPPTPSNGAPTGGSAAPTPEVLYALLANDKSLEANIPKCAGCEQVILDRFILKVLDRSWHAKCLQCSDCQAQLTDKCFSRDGHVYCKDDFFRRFGTKCAGCGQGIPPTQVVRRAQDKIYHLQCFACIMCKRQLATGDEFYLMEDAKLVCKSDYEAAKQREMELEGTQKRPRTTITAKQLETLKQAYQNSPKPARHVREQLSQETGLDMRVVQVWFQNRRAKEKRLKKDAGRARWGQYFRGNNNNNIKRKGSPARSEQNGGVDDLDSDLSKDIVYSDGQMVAMSPGSDIYPGGTLEGDPALGPMPTNPGYPVDSSPYPPLQGGNGYNMSHSPPVPLGGPQGMHPGMPYGDGGLGSQSFGQAMRVMVGGPGSDLSSGSSQGGYPDFPASPSSWLDDVDSHY, from the exons ATGTCGACGCTGACTGCAGGCCCTTCCCCGGTAACGATCACAGCCAACACGGTAGCCAGTCCGCCAACCCCTTCCAACGGCGCGCCCACCGGCGGCTCGGCTGCCCCTACCCCGGAGGTACTGTACGCACTGCTGGCCAACGACAAGTCCCTTGAAG CGAACATCCCGAAGTGTGCGGGGTGCGAACAAGTTATCCTGGACCGCTTCATCCTGAAAGTCCTGGACAGGTCGTGGCATGCAAAGTGTCTGCAGTGCTCTGACTGTCAGGCCCAGCTCACCGACAAGTGTTTCTCACGGGACGGTCACGTCTACTGCAAGGACGACTTCTTCAG GCGATTCGGGACAAAATGTGCGGGGTGTGGTCAGGGGATCCCCCCCACCCAGGTGGTCAGGCGCGCACAGGATAAGATCTACCATCTGCAGTGTTTCGCTTGTATCATGTGCAAGAGACAGCTGGCCACGGGGGACGAGTTTTATCTGATGGAGGACGCGAAACTGGTCTGCAAAAGCGACTACGAAGCAGCAAAACAGAGAG AAATGGAACTCGAGGGCACACAGAAGAGACCCCGCACAACTATCACCGCCAAGCAGCTAGAGACCCTGAAACAAGCCTACCAGAACAGCCCCAAACCCGCCCGCCATGTCAGGGAGCAACTGTCCCAGGAAACAGGGCTAGACATGAGGGTagtgcag GTGTGGTTCCAGAACAGAAGAGCGAAAGAGAAGAGACTGAAGAAAGACGCCGGGCGGGCCCGGTGGGGACAGTACTTTCGCggaaataacaacaacaacatcaagcgGAAAGGCTCGCCGGCTAGAAgcgaacaaaatggcggcgtggACGATCTAGACTCTGATCTCTCTAAGGATATAGTTTACTCAG ACGGACAAATGGTTGCGATGAGCCCCGGTAGTGACATCTACCCGGGCGGGACGTTGGAAGGGGATCCGGCGCTCGGCCCGATGCCGACCAACCCCGGCTACCCGGTAGACAGCAGTCCGTACCCTCCACTACAGGGCGGGAACGGCTACAACATGTCGCACTCTCCACCCGTCCCCCTAGGCGGGCCACAGGGCATGCACCCCGGCATGCCGTACGGGGATGGTGGGCTGGGCAGTCAGAGCTTCGGCCAGGCCATGAGGGTGATGGTGGGCGGCCCGGGCTCCGACTTGTCCAGCGGCAGCAGTCAAGGAGGCTACCCGGACTTCCCCGCCAGCCCCTCCTCATGGCTAGACGATGTAGACAGCCACTACTGA
- the LOC136441595 gene encoding LIM/homeobox protein Lhx3-like isoform X2 — MWRQTGGDLVRPTVGRMILNDPVTVASCVHPVWSSQKFSPDSTANIPKCAGCEQVILDRFILKVLDRSWHAKCLQCSDCQAQLTDKCFSRDGHVYCKDDFFRRFGTKCAGCGQGIPPTQVVRRAQDKIYHLQCFACIMCKRQLATGDEFYLMEDAKLVCKSDYEAAKQREMELEGTQKRPRTTITAKQLETLKQAYQNSPKPARHVREQLSQETGLDMRVVQVWFQNRRAKEKRLKKDAGRARWGQYFRGNNNNNIKRKGSPARSEQNGGVDDLDSDLSKDIVYSDGQMVAMSPGSDIYPGGTLEGDPALGPMPTNPGYPVDSSPYPPLQGGNGYNMSHSPPVPLGGPQGMHPGMPYGDGGLGSQSFGQAMRVMVGGPGSDLSSGSSQGGYPDFPASPSSWLDDVDSHY; from the exons atgTGGAGGCAGACGGGTGGGGACCTGGTGAGACCGACAGTCGGACGGATGATTCTGAACGATCCCGTGACGGTAGCCAGCTGCGTGCATCCCGTCTGGTCCTCACAAAAGTTCTCGCCTGACAGCACAG CGAACATCCCGAAGTGTGCGGGGTGCGAACAAGTTATCCTGGACCGCTTCATCCTGAAAGTCCTGGACAGGTCGTGGCATGCAAAGTGTCTGCAGTGCTCTGACTGTCAGGCCCAGCTCACCGACAAGTGTTTCTCACGGGACGGTCACGTCTACTGCAAGGACGACTTCTTCAG GCGATTCGGGACAAAATGTGCGGGGTGTGGTCAGGGGATCCCCCCCACCCAGGTGGTCAGGCGCGCACAGGATAAGATCTACCATCTGCAGTGTTTCGCTTGTATCATGTGCAAGAGACAGCTGGCCACGGGGGACGAGTTTTATCTGATGGAGGACGCGAAACTGGTCTGCAAAAGCGACTACGAAGCAGCAAAACAGAGAG AAATGGAACTCGAGGGCACACAGAAGAGACCCCGCACAACTATCACCGCCAAGCAGCTAGAGACCCTGAAACAAGCCTACCAGAACAGCCCCAAACCCGCCCGCCATGTCAGGGAGCAACTGTCCCAGGAAACAGGGCTAGACATGAGGGTagtgcag GTGTGGTTCCAGAACAGAAGAGCGAAAGAGAAGAGACTGAAGAAAGACGCCGGGCGGGCCCGGTGGGGACAGTACTTTCGCggaaataacaacaacaacatcaagcgGAAAGGCTCGCCGGCTAGAAgcgaacaaaatggcggcgtggACGATCTAGACTCTGATCTCTCTAAGGATATAGTTTACTCAG ACGGACAAATGGTTGCGATGAGCCCCGGTAGTGACATCTACCCGGGCGGGACGTTGGAAGGGGATCCGGCGCTCGGCCCGATGCCGACCAACCCCGGCTACCCGGTAGACAGCAGTCCGTACCCTCCACTACAGGGCGGGAACGGCTACAACATGTCGCACTCTCCACCCGTCCCCCTAGGCGGGCCACAGGGCATGCACCCCGGCATGCCGTACGGGGATGGTGGGCTGGGCAGTCAGAGCTTCGGCCAGGCCATGAGGGTGATGGTGGGCGGCCCGGGCTCCGACTTGTCCAGCGGCAGCAGTCAAGGAGGCTACCCGGACTTCCCCGCCAGCCCCTCCTCATGGCTAGACGATGTAGACAGCCACTACTGA